ACGTTGCTGTCTTCGGACATTCTTATCTCCCGGGGATTGCGATCCCTTTAGGATGACGTGTCCAAGGCCGCAATGCGCCGATTCCGGAGGGGAAGGCAGGGATTTCTTTAAGCCCGTATGCTGCGCGGGGCCAGTTGTGCGGAAAATCGCACAACTGTGGTTTGTCCCCAGAAAATCCCCGTGCGGGAGGTTGATCGTCCGTTCGGTTCGGCTACCTCAGGGCACGCAATGTCCGGCTCCACCGCAACTCCGATGATGCAGCAATATCTGGCGCTGAAGGCGGAGGCCGAGGATTGCCTGCTCTTCTACCGGATGGGCGACTTCTTCGAATTGTTCTTCGACGATGCGAAGGTCGCCAGCGCGGTGCTCGACATCGCGCTCACCGCGCGCGGCGAGCATGATGGCGACCGTATTCCGATGTGCGGCGTACCCGCGCATGCGATGGACGGCTATCTCGCGCGGTTGATCAAGGCGGGCCATCGCGTCGCGATCGCCAACCAGATCGAGACGCCCGAGGAAGCGAAGAAGCGCGGCGGATCCAAGGCGCTGGTTGCCCGCGCGATCATCCGCGTCGTCACCGCTGGCACGCTGACCGAGGAATCGCTGCTCGACAGCCGCACCGCGAACTGGTGCGCGAGCATCGGCGAAGCCGGCGGCTCGGTCGCCATCGCCTGTGCCGACATCTCGACCGGCCGGTTCGAAGTGATCGAAAGCGACGGCAGCCGGGTCAGCGCCGAGATCGCGCGGCTCTCGCCCGCCGAAACCATCGCGTCGGACGCGAGCGAGTTCGCCGACCTGACCACCGCGCTGCGCCCGCGCGCCGATTTCGACAGCAGCCAGGGCGAAGCGCGGCTCAAGCGGCTGTTCGGCGTCTCGACGCTGGACGGCTTCGGCCAGTTCAGCCGCGCGGCGCTTGCTGCGGCGGGCGGGCTAGTCGCCTATCTGGAGCATACCGCGAAGGGCGCCCTGCCCTTCCTCCGCCCTCCGCGCGTCAGCCGCACCGATGCGAACATGGCGATCGACGCCGCGACACGCGAAAGCCTCGAGCTCACGCTGAGCAGCGCGGGGAGCCGCAAGGGCAGCCTGCTCGACAGCGTGGACCGTACCGTCACCGGCGCCGGCGCGCGGCTGCTGGGCAGCGACATCGCCGCGCCGCTGATGGACCGTGCGGGAATCGATGCGCGGCTCGATCTGGTCCAGCGCTTCCACGACGATTCCACGCTGCGCGACATGGTGCGCGGCAATCTGCGCGCGCTGCCCGACATCGGCCGCGCGCTGGGGCGGATCGGCGCGGGCAGGGGATCGCCGCGCGACCTCGGCCAGTTACGCGACGGGCTCGACGGCGCATGGCGGCTGGCGGAACGGCTCGCCGCCGCGCCGGACCGCCCCGCGCTGCTCAACGACCTGATCCCCCAGCTTCAGGGGCATGGCGCCCTGATCGATCTGCTCAGCCGCGCGCTGGTGCCCGAGCCGCCGATCGACGCCGACAAGGGCGGCTATATCGCCGAAGGCTATGACGCCGCGCTCGACGATCTGCGCGATGCCGGTGCGGGCGGACGGCGGGTGATCGCGGGGCTTGAGGCCGACTATCGCCAGCGCACCGGCGTGAGCACGCTCAAGATCCGCCACAATGGCGTGCTCGGCTATCATATCGAAGTGCCTGCGCGTTCCGCCGATCCGCTGATGGCGCAGGACAGCGGCTTCACCCATCGCCAGACGCTGGCGGGCGTCGTCCGCTTCAACGCGCCAGACCTGCACGAAGCGGCGCTGAAGGTGACACAGGCCGGCGCCCATTCGCTCGCCGCCGAAGCCGCGCATCTCGAAGCCCTGACCGAAGCCGCGCTCGCGGTGCGCGAAGCCGTGGCGCGCACCGCCGATGCGCTCGCCCGGATCGACGTGTCGGCGGGCCTTGCCGAGCGCGCCGCCGAAAGCGGCTGGGCGCGCCCGGCTTTGGTCGATCACGCCTGTTTCGAAGTCGAGGGCGGGCGGCATCCGGTGGTCGAGGACGCAGTGGGCCGTGCGGGCGGACGCTTCGTCGCGAACGATTGCACTCTATCCGACACCAGCCGGCTTTGGCTGGTCACCGGCCCGAACATGGGCGGCAAGTCGACCTTCCTGCGCCAGAATGCGCTGATCGCTGTGCTGGCACAGGCGGGCAGCTATGTCCCCGCGACCCGCGCAAAGCTGGGGCTGGTCGACCGGCTGTTCAGCCGCGTCGGCGCGTCGGACAATCTGGCGCGCGGCCGATCGACCTTCATGGTCGAGATGGTCGAGACCGCCGCAATTCTGGCGCAAGCGACGCCGCGCAGCTTCGTGATCCTCGACGAAGTGGGACGCGGCACCTCCACCTATGACGGCCTCGCCATCGCATGGTCGGTGGTCGAGGCGATCCATGAGGATAATCGCTGCCGCTGCCTGTTCGCGACGCATTATCACGAGCTGACTCGCCTTGCCGAGCGCTGCGACGCGCTCACCCTCCACCATGTCCGCGCACGCGAGTGGAAGGGCGATCTGGTCCTGCTCCACGAAGTCGCCGAAGGGCCGGCGGATCGCAGCTATGGTATCGCGGTGGCGCGGCTGGCGGGCCTGCCCCCGGTGACGGTCAAGCGCGCGCAGGCGGTGCTCGACAAGCTCGAGGCCGGGCGCCAGCAGACCGGCGGCCTCGCCGCGGGCCTTGGCGACCTGCCGCTGTTCGCCGCGGCGGTGGAAGCGATGGAGGAAACCGTCGACGCGGTCCGCGCCGAACTCGACGGGCTCGACATCGACGCGCTCAGCCCCCGCGAGGCACTGGACGTGCTGTACCGGCTGAAGGCGCTGGCGGTGGACGAGTTGTGACCACCCCGTGACCGACAAGGACATCGCCTCGATGCAGATCGGCGGTCGCATGGTGGCGGCGCTCGGCTGGATCTTCGTGATCGGTGTCGCTGCGGCGGCGATATCGCATTACCGGCTGGAATGGGGCGTCCAGCGCTACGGCGCCGGCCGCTTCGCAGTCCCGCTCGCGATCCTGCTTTTCGGCGGCACCGGGATCTTCCTGATCCACACGGGCCGCACGCTGATCCGCCGCGCCAATCGCGCGCTCGGCGAGGAATGACCGGCCTCTCCGCCATCGTGACCGAGATCGCCGCCGAGATGGCGGTCGCGCCCGATCGCGGCATCCCGGCCAGCTATATCCCGCCGCTGGCGCAGGTCGATCCCGCCCGCTTCGGCATCGCGGTGGTCGAAGCCGACGGCACCACTCATGTCGCGGGCGATGGCGACATGCCCTTTTCGATCCAGTCGATCTGCAAGGTCTTCGCGCTGACCCTCGCGCTGGGCGCGGTCGGCGATCAGCTCTGGAGCCGGGTCGGCCGCGAGCCTTCGGGCAGCGCGTTCAACTCGATCGTCCAGCTCGAAACCGAACAGGGCATCCCGCGCAATCCCTTCATCAATGCCGGGGCGATCGTCGTGTCGGACATATTGCTGGGCCGCAGCGCGCCGCGCGAGACGATCGGCGAGATGCTGCGCTTCGTCCGGTCGCTGTCGGGCGACGATGCGATCTTCATCGACGAAGCGGTCGCCCGCGCCGAGCAGGACACCGGCTTCCGCAACATCGCGCTGGCCAA
The sequence above is drawn from the Sphingomonas sp. G-3-2-10 genome and encodes:
- a CDS encoding glutaminase translates to MTGLSAIVTEIAAEMAVAPDRGIPASYIPPLAQVDPARFGIAVVEADGTTHVAGDGDMPFSIQSICKVFALTLALGAVGDQLWSRVGREPSGSAFNSIVQLETEQGIPRNPFINAGAIVVSDILLGRSAPRETIGEMLRFVRSLSGDDAIFIDEAVARAEQDTGFRNIALANYMRAFGNLHHAADHVLGVYFHHCALAMSCRQLALAGRYLMAGGVNPETGRSVVSAQRARRINALMLMCGHYDGSGEFAYRVGLPGKSGVGGGILAVAPGIASIAVWSPGLNERGNSQLGTLALERLVARTGWSIFEPRS
- the mutS gene encoding DNA mismatch repair protein MutS, translated to MMQQYLALKAEAEDCLLFYRMGDFFELFFDDAKVASAVLDIALTARGEHDGDRIPMCGVPAHAMDGYLARLIKAGHRVAIANQIETPEEAKKRGGSKALVARAIIRVVTAGTLTEESLLDSRTANWCASIGEAGGSVAIACADISTGRFEVIESDGSRVSAEIARLSPAETIASDASEFADLTTALRPRADFDSSQGEARLKRLFGVSTLDGFGQFSRAALAAAGGLVAYLEHTAKGALPFLRPPRVSRTDANMAIDAATRESLELTLSSAGSRKGSLLDSVDRTVTGAGARLLGSDIAAPLMDRAGIDARLDLVQRFHDDSTLRDMVRGNLRALPDIGRALGRIGAGRGSPRDLGQLRDGLDGAWRLAERLAAAPDRPALLNDLIPQLQGHGALIDLLSRALVPEPPIDADKGGYIAEGYDAALDDLRDAGAGGRRVIAGLEADYRQRTGVSTLKIRHNGVLGYHIEVPARSADPLMAQDSGFTHRQTLAGVVRFNAPDLHEAALKVTQAGAHSLAAEAAHLEALTEAALAVREAVARTADALARIDVSAGLAERAAESGWARPALVDHACFEVEGGRHPVVEDAVGRAGGRFVANDCTLSDTSRLWLVTGPNMGGKSTFLRQNALIAVLAQAGSYVPATRAKLGLVDRLFSRVGASDNLARGRSTFMVEMVETAAILAQATPRSFVILDEVGRGTSTYDGLAIAWSVVEAIHEDNRCRCLFATHYHELTRLAERCDALTLHHVRAREWKGDLVLLHEVAEGPADRSYGIAVARLAGLPPVTVKRAQAVLDKLEAGRQQTGGLAAGLGDLPLFAAAVEAMEETVDAVRAELDGLDIDALSPREALDVLYRLKALAVDEL